Proteins co-encoded in one Cataglyphis hispanica isolate Lineage 1 chromosome 4, ULB_Chis1_1.0, whole genome shotgun sequence genomic window:
- the LOC126848729 gene encoding protein transport protein Sec24C, whose amino-acid sequence MQHIQEIGRQHSYAVPPINNQQNFSRPPIGGQQSVNHSQVTNFPGAPSSQVSPSLSMGSHGHGQTSAEYSTQVVNSANANLSQSGIGMYNSVPSLQTGTSVTGFANPTGLAQFEPRQFAPPLSTTGQFVASPPGTSFPQVRQKQYLQTAPPMSGQTVANPAGPGLSQSGQKQYGSTAPPLPGQTLSTSLGMNRASSATTSSYQQPTYQQPGYHNQMDMYNNQRSPYQSSVPNTTGYQSGLQPQQARRLDPEQMPSPIQVMQDDQNMRGGVFITNQRGLVPPLVTTKFVTQDQGNASPRFIRSTMYTVPTTADIIKQTNVPFGLVISPMARIVQGECEPPIVDMGEIGPVRCVRCKAYMCPFMQFIDAGRRFQCIFCKATTEVPNEYFQHLDHTGQRLDRYERPELMLGTFEYIATKDYCRDNVFPKSPAIVFVIDVSYNTVKSGLVSLLCTKMKSIIKNLPIDAGKTKSNMKVGFITYNNTVHFYNINPCLAQPQMMVVGDIQDVFMPLLDGFLCDVEESETVIDSLMAQIPQMFADTRETETILAPAIQAGLEALKASECSGKLLIFHSSLPIADAPGKLKNRDDRKVLGTDKEKTVLVPQNNVYNNLGQECVGAGCSVDLFVFNNSYVDVATIGQICRLTGGEIYKYTYFQADIDGERLISDVINNISRPIAFDAVMRVRTSTGVRATDFYGHYFMSNTTDMELASIDCDKAVGIEVKHDDKLTDDEGVYIQVALLYTSCSGTRRLRIINLSLKTSSQMVELYRACDLDAIINYFSKQNVFKLLESTPKTVKDNLIARCANMLAIYRKHCATPSSAGQLILPECMKLLPLYINCLLKSDALSGGADMTIDDRSYVMQTVATMPISISIAYTYPRLFPLHDVDPQDTELPPMLRCSIDKFSDDGAYLLENTIHMFLWLGMALSSQWVQSVFGVPSVVQVDTDRAALPILDTPLNNRITNIINRIHAERHRCMKLTIVRQREKLEMVLRQFLVEDRGNDGSPSYVDFLCHMHKEIRTLLSQ is encoded by the exons ATGCAGCATATTCAGGAAATAGGCAGGCAGCACTCGTACGCAGTGCCGCCAATAAATAATCAGCAAAACTTCTCAAGACCACCTATTGGAGGCCAACAATCTGTCAATCACTCCCAAGTCACAAATTTTCCAGGAGCTCCTAGCTCGCAAGTGTCTCCATCTTTATCGATGGGTTCTCATGGACATGGGCAAACTTCTGCAGAGTATTCAACTCAAGTGGTCAATTCTGCAAATGCTAATTTATCTCAATCTGGAATAGGAATGTATAATTCTGTACCATCGTTGCAAACCGGAACGAGCGTGACAGGTTTTGCAAATCCAACAGGCTTAGCGCAATTTGAACCAAGACAGTTCGCTCCTCCTCTTTCCACAACGGGGCAATTTGTAGCAAGTCCTCCGGGCACTAGCTTTCCTCAAGTTCGACAAAAGCAATACTTACAAACTGCACCTCCAATGTCAGGCCAGACCGTAGCAAATCCTGCAGGTCCTGGTCTATCGCAATCTGGACAAAAACAATATGGCTCTACTGCACCTCCATTGCCAGGGCAGACTTTATCCACTTCTTTAGGAATGAATCGTGCGTCATCTGCTACTACTTCGAGCTATCAACAACCAACATACCAACAGCCAGGATATCATAATCAGATG gatatgtataataatcaaagaaGTCCATATCAAAGCAGTGTACCTAATACTACAGGATATCAATCAGGATTACAGCCTCAGCAAGCTAGGCGACTCGATCCAGAACAAATGCCAAGCCCA ATTCAAGTAATGCAGGATGATCAAAATATGAGAGGTGGAGTGTTTATAACAAATCAGAGAGGTTTGGTACCACCTCTAGTAACTACAAAGTTTGTAACTCAGGATCAAGGAAATGCATCCCCTAGATTTATAAGATCTACTATGTATACAGTCCCTACTACTGCTGATATCATAAAACag ACTAATGTTCCCTTTGGTCTTGTAATAAGTCCGATGGCCCGTATCGTTCAAGGAGAGTGTGAACCGCCAATCGTGGATATGGGTGAAATTGGGCCGGTACGTTGTGTGCGCTGTAAAGCGTACATGTGCccatttatgcaatttattgaCGCCGGTCGAAGATTTCAATGCATATTCTGCAAAGCCACTACAGAAG TTCCAAACGAATACTTTCAACACTTGGATCATACAGGTCAACGCTTGGATCGCTATGAGAGACCAGAGTTAATGTTGGGaacatttgaatatatagCTACAAAGGATTATTGCAGG GATAATGTTTTTCCAAAATCACCAGCCATTGTGTTCGTAATTGACGTTTCATATAATACAGTTAAATCTGGTTTAGTAAGCTTACTATGTACAAAAATGAAgtccataataaaaaatctaccTATTGATGCTGGAAAAACCAAAAGTAACATGAAAGTTggttttataacatataataatactgtACATTTCTATAACATTAATCCTTGTCTTGCTCAACCACAAATGATGGTTGTTGGAGATATTCAAGATGTATTTATGCCGCTTTTGGATGGATTTTTATGCGACGTCGAAGAAAGCGAAACAGTTATCGATAGTCTTATGGCACAGATTCCACAAATGTTTGCAGACACTCGAGAAACAGAAACGATTCTAGCTCCTGCCATACAAGCCGGATTAGAAGCATTAAAG GCATCTGAATGTTCtggtaaattattaatattccattCATCTTTACCAATTGCTGACGCGCctggaaaattgaaaaaccgTGATGATCGTAAAGTACTTGGtacagataaagaaaaaacagtGTTAG TACCACAAAACAATGTCTATAATAATTTGGGTCAAGAATGTGTTGGTGCAGGTTGCAGTGTAGATCTGTTTGTCTTTAACAATTCATATGTAGATGTGGCAACAATTGGTCAAATTTGCCGTCTCACTGGAggagagatttataaatacactTATTTTCAG GCTGATATTGATGGTGAAAGATTAATTTcagatgtaattaataatattagtagACCAATCGCTTTTGATGCTGTTATGCGGGTACGTACATCTACAGGTGTTAGGGCGACCGATTTTTATGGGCACTACTTTATGTCCAATACAACTGATATGGAATTAGCCAGTATAGATTGCGATAAG GCTGTTGGAATAGAAGTTAAACATGATGACAAATTGACCGATGATGAAGGTGTATACATTCAAGTAGCTTTGCTGTATACTTCCTGCAGTGGTACAAGAAGATTACGAATCATAAATCTAAGTCTGAAAACTTCATCACAAATGGTCGAACTATATCGCGCGTGCGATTTAGACGccattataaattacttttccaagcaaa atgtatttaaattattggaaTCCACTCCAAAAACggtaaaagataatttgataGCGAGATGCGCAAACATGCTGGCTATATATCGAAAGCACTGTGCGACACCATCTAGTGCTGGGCAATTAATATTACCGGAATGTATGAAATTACTTCCACTTtacattaattgtttattgaaaAGCGACGCTTTGTCAGGag gtGCTGATATGACCATCGATGATCGATCTTATGTCATGCAAACAGTTGCAACAATGCCAATTTCCATATCTATTGCATACACTTATCCTAGATTATTTCCATTGCACGACGTTGATCCTCAAGACACAGAATTACCACCAATGTTGCGCTGctctattgataaattttcagaTGATGGCGCGTATTTACTTG aaAATACTATTCATATGTTCTTATGGTTGGGCATGGCACTTTCTTCCCAATGGGTACAAAGTGTTTTTGGTGTGCCTTCAGTGGTCCAAGTCGATACAGATCGCGCCGCATTGCCAATATTAGACACtcctttaaataatagaatcacGAATATTATCAATCGAATACATGCTGAAAGGCATCGCTGTATGAAA ttAACAATAGTGAGGCAACGTGAGAAACTGGAAATGGTGTTACGACAGTTTTTGGTTGAAGATAGAGGAAATGATGGAAGCCCTAGCTATGTCGATTTTCTATGCCACATGCACAAAGAAATAAGGACACTTCTtagtcaataa